From Dermochelys coriacea isolate rDerCor1 chromosome 8, rDerCor1.pri.v4, whole genome shotgun sequence, the proteins below share one genomic window:
- the HTR4 gene encoding 5-hydroxytryptamine receptor 4 — protein MEELDVNVSSSEGFGVAEKVALLTFISAVILMAILGNLLVMVAVCRDRQLRKIKTNYFIVSLAFADLLVSVLVMPFGAIELVQDNWIYGEIFCLVRTSLDVLLTTASILHLCCISLDRYYAICCQPLVYRNKMTPLRIALMLGGCWTIPTFISFLPIMQGWNSIGILDLIQQRQFNKASNSTYCVFMVNKPYAITCSVVAFYIPFLLMVLAYYRIYITAREHARQIRILQRAGAPTEGRHHPDQHSTHRMKTETKAAKTLCIIMGCFCLCWAPFFITNVVDPFINYTVPEQLWTAFLWLGYINSGLNPFLYAFLNKSFRRAFLIILCCGDERYRRPSILGQTVPCSTTTINGSTHVLRYTVLHNGQHQEHEKLPIHNDPESQESCF, from the exons TTCGAGTGAGGGGTTCGGCGTGGCAGAGAAGGTCGCATTGCTCACCTTTATCTCGGCGGTTATACTCATGGCCATCCTGGGGAACTTGCTGGTGATGGTGGCAGTATGCAGAGACAGGCAGCTCAG GAAAATCAAGACCAATTATTTTATTGTCTCACTTGCCTTTGCGGACCTGCTGGTGTCGGTGCTGGTGATGCCCTTTGGAGCTATTGAGCTGGTTCAGGATAACTGGATTTATGGAGAGATATTCTGCCTGGTCCGAACATCTCTAGATGTCCTGCTCACCACAGCTTCAATCCTTCACCTGTGCTGTATCTCCCTAGACAG GTACTATGCTATCTGCTGCCAGCCTCTGGTTTACAGGAATAAGATGACACCACTGCGCATTGCTCTAATGCTCGGAGGCTGCTGGACCATCCCaacatttatttcttttctccctATAATGCAAGGCTGGAATAGCATTGGTATATTAGACTTG atacaACAAAGACAGTTCAACAAGGCTTCCAACTCAACCTACTGCGTATTCATGGTCAACAAACCCTACGCCATCACCTGCTCAGTGGTGGCCTTCTACATTCCATTCCTCTTGATGGTGTTGGCCTACTATCGGATCTACATCACGGCCAGGGAGCATGCCCGCCAGATCCGGATCCTCCAGCGTGCAGGGGCACCCACAGAGGGGAGGCACCACCCGGACCAGCATAGCACTCACCGTATGAAGACTGAGACCAAAGCTGCCAAGACCCTGTGTATCATCATGGGGTGCTTCTGTCTGTGCTGGGCCCCATTCTTTATCACTAACGTCGTGGACCCGTTCATAAACTATACTGTACCTGAGCAGCTGTGGACAGCTTTCCTGTGGTTGGGCTACATCAATTCAGGGTTGAACCCCTTCCTGTATGCCTTTCTGAACAAGTCTTTCAGACGTGCCTTCCTCATCATTCTGTGCTGTGGGGACGAACGCTACCGAAGGCCTTCCATCTTGGGGCAAACTGTCCCCTGTTCCACCACCACTATAAATGGATCAACACACGTGCTAAG